The sequence CGGCGGTTCTCGTTCTGGTGGCCGGCTGTCTTCGTGCTGGCGGTGGCCGGTCCCTGGTATCTGCTGATTCCCGGAGCGCAGCACGAAAAGGTGCGCCGTTTCGGCGATGTCCTGTTCATTCCAAGCCGTTTTAGAGGTTCCTTGCTGAGCTGGGTTGATTTTGTGGGGAAGCTGCTCAGCCTGGCCATGATTGTGGGTCTTTTCGTATTGGGGCGGATGATCTATCGCCGCCGGGCGAGTGGATTGTGGATGACTGGGACGGCGCTGCTGATTGGCGCAATCCTGTCCCGGTTCTTCATCGGCGCCTGGGAAATCCGTCATCTCGTCGTCTGCGTTCCGGTGCTGATGCTGCTGGCTATGCTTGGCGTGCAGTCTTTGCGCCAAGTCCTGGTTGGTATACCGGCGAGGCTGCAAACGGGCGTCCTGGCCATCATTGTGGTTGGGTTGGCGGCGTGGAACATATCGCAAATCCCCACCAAGAAACAACGTGGCTACTCCGAGACGGCCGCCAGCCTGATCGCCGATACCAGCCTCAAGGATGCGGCGCTGCTGGTGTGCTCGAACAGCACGGGCGAAGGCGTGTTCATCTCTGAAGTGGCGATGATGGAAAAGCGCCCGGGCCATCGTGTTCTACGCGGCTCCAAAGTGCTTGCCGTCATAGACCTGATGGGATACACCTACCAGCCGCGCTATGACGACCACGAGAAGATGCTCGCCGCGCTAGAGAAGATTCCTGCCGGAATCATTGTCGTGGACCGGGCCGGTTCTCTCACGCGGCACGGACAGATGCTCATGGAGGGTCTGCGCCGGCATCCGGAAAAGTGGGTGCAGACGCCGCCTGCCCCTGGCTCGGACCGGGGGGGAGATATCCGCGTGTTTCGCTATGTGGGGCGAACCGAAGTGTCATCCCGATGATTCGGCGCGGCGGGAACGTAGACTCGTAGACTCAAAAGATGCACTGGGTATCGCCGAATCTCGCCGTAACGGGTGTCCTGCTCCTCGCCGGCTGCGCCAAGCCGCCCGCCAAGCCGGTGGAGGATCTTGGCGGTGGACAGAACGTTGCACACTTCAAGCTCACGTCCTTGAAAGGGATCCGCAACGGCGATCGTCTTGACGTTCAGGCCGTGTACGGCGACGGCTCCGGCCGGCTCGCGGTCTCCCTCCACTTCCAGGTGACTCCGCCCACGCACCTGGAGTCCGGCGCCTGGAACGGTCTTGGCGGTGACGGCACGGTGCACGAACGGACATCGACGTTCCTCGGCGGTCAATCCGGGCCTCCCAGCATCGGCGGGAGTTTTGATCTGCTGGCGCCGGACGGCCGGCCGCTATACCGCGTCAGCATCCCGGTGCAGCCGCTGGGAAACCCGCTAAGTGACGCGGGCCGATGGGCGCCGGCCCGCGCTGCCGGTCATTTCCCGGGTGTCAGTGGTATCTGGATATTCCCTCCCGCAATGTTCAATGGTTCGAAGGTGAGTAAAGGTATGAGCTGACCCGCTTGATCTTTCACCTGAATGCCGAACCGGTCATTTGCGCCGGGGTCGCCATTATCGATGACCGTCGCCACGAAACTGTGATTGCCGGTGCCGGCGAGTACTGCCTTGCCTTGAATGGCCGCCGAGTTTCCGACGATCACTAGCGGGCTCAATGCATTGCTCGACAATTTGACGTCGCCCGCTGGCTGGTGCTCGATGTACAGCAGCGAGCCCTGCGCGTTGCCGTTCTTCAGGAACTTCAGGGTGAAGCCGAAGTTGGCATGGTAGCCGTTGTGCAGGATGGAACCGCCTCCGGTGACAAAGCCCAGCGATGGATCGTACACGCTCAGTACGGAACTGCCCGATCCCGTGTAGTAATCGCCCCCAATGCGGATCTCGATCAGGTACAAATTCACAGCCAGACCAGTGAAGGCACAGGCTGCGCGGAGTGTCCCCGGCGTTGGCGTCGAGGTCTGTGCAGTGCATTGCAGCGTCGTGCCACCCAATTGGGGGATCAGCCGGAATGAAACCGGCACGGCGTTCTGAATGTCTCCGAGGCCTCCGTCCGCCACCTCCACAATGTCGGCCTGCAAAGTGACAGGGCCGGCTGTGCCACCGGCTGTGTTCACTTTAACGGCTGCTGGATTTGAGCTGAGAGGCGTAACGTTGGTGTCTTCCCTGCTTACGGTGAGCGTCGCCGAGCCCGAGCTACCCAGGTAGAGCGGATTGCTGCTGACGAAATAAGCGCCGATCACATGATTCCCCGACGCTGCCTGTATGACGTGGGAAAGCGACGCTACGCCGGCGGTGACCGGTGCGCTTCCCACCAGGGTTCCATCCAGACGAAACTCCATTGTGCCGGGGACGGCGGGAATGACCGACGCTCTCAGCAATGTTGTGTCACTGTATTGACCGCTAGCCGCGGTGGCTGTCGTAAATGTCAGCTGTTGCACCACGGTGATATCGGATGCCGTGTTGTTGTCGGGGGTTCCATCAAGCGCGGACTGCAACGCCGCCACGTTCGTCAGACTGGGCGCCGAACTCAACGAGACGTTCACTGTTACCGTGATCGGCTGATAGTTGGTATTCGGCGCCAGGGGGTCGCTTCTTGTGCAGGATGCGGTTGCTGTGGCGCAGCTCCAGCCAGTTCCTGAGAGGCTCGCCAGCGTGAGACCGGACGGCAGACTTTCGGTGACCGTTACCGGACCCATCGATGGGGATGCGCCGATGTTCCGGACGTTGATCTGATAGATAGCACTGGTTTGCCCCTGGTAAAAGGCGCTTCCGTGCGTTTTACCAATCTGGAAATCGAAGGGCGCGAGCAGGTTCAATGCCCGTCGGGCCATGACGATGCCGTAGCCTGAATCCCGGTCCCAGCCTGGCTCTTCAATGTCGAGCGCCCCGTAGTACATGGCCTGCTTCAGTTCCTCCGGAGTGGCTGACGGCTTGGCCGACCAGAGTAGCGCGCCCACCGCTGCCGCATGGGGTGCGGCGGCTGAAGTCCCGCAGAACGGCTGGAAGCCGGGGGAGGCCGTGCTCACACAGTCGGCTGCGGCGATGTTTACCTTAAACAGTTCCTGTCCGCAGAAATATGTCAGACAGCCGGGCGTAGCCGGAATCCCGTCCCACGTGTAGAGCATTCGCCGCGGTCCGTCGGAACTGTAAGTTTCCACCTGGGTTGTTGGACCTCCGGGAAAGACGCCGCCCGCTGCCGTCGCCACGGGCACCGCGCCTACCGTCACTGTGTTGAATGCGGCGTGGTGGCCGAAGGTCTGGCCGGGTGTTCCGTATTGCAGCCGGCCCCTGTTGGTATTCACATGCAGAGCCCGCGCCGCATCCCCGTCGTACAGGATCACCACGATTCTGGAGCCTGCCGGCGCGGGGCCGCACCATTCCGTTGGGGTGGAGTCTGCTCCATGTTGTCCGTACGTGGAGGAGCAGACGACTCCGTTACTATCCACCACGTAAAGGTCGTAGTCGTTTTCGGACGAAGCGTATGGGTCGGACCACTGCAACGTCACCGGTGAATCATTGCTGCTCGCCGCCAGGATCGTGTTTCCGATGTCGCCGTTGCTGAAGACGTGAGCGAGCTTGCCATCGTAGATGGCGAGGGGATTGAAGTTCCCTTCCCACACGCCCGAGGTCCCGTCGTTGAAGTTCCCGGAATTGCCGGCGGAGCTGAAATAGAGCCGCCCCGCCAGTGTCACCAAGTCCACAGCGATGGACACAAATCCATCCTGAAACGCGGCTTCGAGGGGATAGCCGATGTCGTCCACGATGATTTGGCAGCCGGCCTGGTGAAGCGCCATGATATTGGCCTCCATTTGAACCTGGCCGCCACCGCCGGTGGCGAAGAACAGATTCGCCCCGGGAGCCATGTCGTGAATGATCTCGAGCATCGCCGTGCCCTCCGTGCCGGAGCCAGCCTGATTGGGAATCACGGTTACCTGGGGCAGTTCCCCGGCCGTAAATAGGCTGTTGAGGCTGTCAACGCCATCCGAGAGCACCCCGATGTTGATGCCCGTGCCGTCGATCCCAGCGGCCCGCAACTGGTCTGCCTCGTGGGCCACGTCGCCTTCGGTCTGAACCGTGCCCGCGAACGAGAAGAGCCCAAGATACGGTAACCGGCCCAGGCTCGCCAGCAATGGCCCCGCCGCCGCTCGTCTGATTTGCGCGGGCAGCAAACTCTTTACCGTTGCCAACCGCTGAGCGGAATCGATGCGCTGGGGGACGAGCCATGGAGCCGTGGTGGTGGGTATCACTCGCCCTGTCATTGGCTGCTCAGCACGTAACAGAGACGTCACCTCGGGGAGGGAAGCCAGCTCTTCCAACCGCTGCAGACGGATGCGGATGCGCGCCGCCCCCCGCTGGGGATGCGAGTTCACCACTTGCGCGCCCAAGGATTGAATCTGCCGGAGCAGCGCGTCCGTAATGGTTCCGCGTATGTCGATTTCGACCCGTCCGCTCGCGTCGCCCTTCACCCCTTTGGTCATCCCGGGGATATCCTGGATGCCCGGAGCGACTTCCTGGCCTCGCTCCCGGCGGGACGCGTACAGCAAGTGGGGATCTATCTTGCGTTGCGCCGGCGTCCTGGCCGCCTTCTCCTTGTGAATCGCCCGGATCATCTCCTGGGCCTTGGGCGAGATTTTCGGCTGCGCTTTCGCTGGCATGGCGAAAAGAAAAAGTATGCCTATGGAAAGGCAAACCGCTACAAATCTTCGGCGACTGCGGTCAATGACGAGTGGGTCAGTCACGAGAACCTCCTCCGGGCAGAATCAAGACAACGCTGCACATGAACCGAGGTCTTTATCGGGCCTCCAAGCCGCCACCAATTGTACACCTGATTGCGATAAACAGACCTAGTTATCTGGAGTTGTCGCATCGTGTGTCACGCGGAATGGACACCTGGCGAGCGATTCTACGGTACTCGGGCGAACTCCCTCCGAGAGGCTACTTCAACTGCTGTATGGGGATGACGATGCCCGTGCAGCCACTGAATGAGCCGCCCCCTTAGTGTGCGTAGAAAATGATCCGGCTGCCCTCCTGCTCAAAGCGGAACGGCACCTCCCTCAACTGCGACAACGCGGCGCGTACCTCGTCCTGTCTCTCCACCGGCACGGCAAACAGCAGAAAGCCGCCGCCGCCCGCGCCCAACAGCTTGCCGCCCGTGGCGCCTGCCTGACGGGCCGCAGCATACCATTGATCGATCTCGGCTGAGCTGATGCCGCCGGTCAACTCGCGTTTCAGCATCCAGTTTTCGTGCAGGATCTCACCCACGGCAGCGGGGTTGCCATTCTGCAATTCACTACGCATGGTTTCGGCTAGGGCAGCGATGCGGTGGAGCCGTCCCTTTGCCGCTGCGTCGGAGGCCGAAGCGGCGCTCTGTTCGGCCAGAATCTCATTGGCGCTGCGCGTCGCTCCGGTGTAGAACATCATCAGCGAGCGTTCCAGTCCCACCACCACGCGCCGCTCGCAGATCACCGGGTCTACGATCACTGTCTCGTCGTTCTTAAACCGGATGAAGTTCAATCCGCCGTAGGCCGCGGCGTATTGATCCTGCTTGCCGATGGCGCCGCCGCAGTGCTCCAATTCCACAGCGCAGCTTTCCTGCGCCAAGTCTTCCGCCGCGCGGTACCGTCCCTGATAGGCCGAGAGCGCATGCAACAACCCGACAGTGAACGCACTGGACGAGCCGAGCCCGCTGCCGCGCGAGGGGATATCGGCGATGGAGGTGATCTCGATTCCGTTGCGCACGTGCAGCCGCTGCAGGCAGGCGCGCACGATGCGGTGCTCGATCTGCTCCACCTGCTCCACTTCCTCGGTCTTGGAGTAGCTGACGCGAATCCAGTGATCGAACTTCCGGTTTACCGTGATGTAGATGTACTTGTCGATGGTGGTGCTGAGCACGGCGCCGCCGAACTGCCGGTAGTAGGCAGGCAGGTCGCTGCCGCCGCCGGCGAAGCTCATGCGGAGTGGGGTTTTGCTGATGATCATGAGAGAATCCGTGCAACTGCCGCGGCCGCGTCGGCGGTACGAAATGTGGGTTCGGCCTGATAGCGGCCGTCGGCGCCGCCGTTGCCGGTGGCCACCAGCGCCGAGCGGATGCCGGCATTGTGGGCAGTGAGAGTATCCATGGTGGAATCGCCGACCAGCCAGGACCGCGCCAGATCGATGTTCGGCTCGTCGGCCGCCTGGAGGATCATGCCGGGCTGCGGCTTGCGGCATTCGCATTCGATCTTCAGCTCGGGCCGCTCGCCGGGATAGCCTCCGTCGGGATGGTGCGGGCAGTAGTAGATCTTATCGAGATAGGCGCCCTCGCGCCCTAGCAACGTCTCCAGCTTGCTATGGAGAATGCGCAACTCGGCTACCGTGCAATCGCCGCGGGCGATTACCGGCTGGTTGGTCACCAGCACGGCCAGATACCCGGCGCGATTGGCGGCCCGCACTGCCTCCGCCGCGCCGGGCAGTAGTTCCAACTGATCCAGGCCGATTACCAGATCCGTGCTGGCCGTCAGCGTGCCGTCGCGGTCGAGAAACACCGCCGGACGCGGGGCGCGCCCCTGCGCGATGCGGCCGGAGAGGAAGTCCGCTTCCACCTTATCGAGCCGCTCCGGTGTGCCGGCATCCTTGATGTATTCCGTGCTGCGGTAGGCCGCGATGCGGCGGCCATCGGCCAGCATCAAGGGGAAGAGGTGCTTGGCGAAGTCGCCGGAGCGGAACCGCTCGCGATAGGCGGCCAGGGCGGGTTTGTCCAGCACGTAGGCGGCGGCATTGACAAGATTTTCCAGCCACGCGCCCTCCGGGTGCGGGTAGGGCAGGATGGTGCGCACGATGCCGCGCTCGTCCACCGCCAGCAGGTCGGAATCCTGCGGATGGTCGTTGGGGTGCGCCAGCAGCGTGGCTTCCGCCCCGCTCTGGCGGTGGTATTGCAGAAAGC is a genomic window of Armatimonadota bacterium containing:
- a CDS encoding glycosyltransferase family 39 protein; this encodes MTGDRNRRWLILVSVFLALFGIVVTLQWTKGALAAEFGGDSDEPAHFVTGLMTHDYLAAGMPWPPLAYAQNYYLHYPKVGMGHWPPVFYMVQALWMLVFGVSHVSVMLLMASLTAFLTTVVFEIASQEFGLAVGIATAILFLTSKAIAIGSMLVMTEILLTLLVLFATLAFARYLDEPVWRNSAWFGLWAALALLSKGSAVLLVAVPPVAVLLSGRFGLLRRFSFWWPAVFVLAVAGPWYLLIPGAQHEKVRRFGDVLFIPSRFRGSLLSWVDFVGKLLSLAMIVGLFVLGRMIYRRRASGLWMTGTALLIGAILSRFFIGAWEIRHLVVCVPVLMLLAMLGVQSLRQVLVGIPARLQTGVLAIIVVGLAAWNISQIPTKKQRGYSETAASLIADTSLKDAALLVCSNSTGEGVFISEVAMMEKRPGHRVLRGSKVLAVIDLMGYTYQPRYDDHEKMLAALEKIPAGIIVVDRAGSLTRHGQMLMEGLRRHPEKWVQTPPAPGSDRGGDIRVFRYVGRTEVSSR
- a CDS encoding post-COAP-1 domain-containing protein — its product is MTDPLVIDRSRRRFVAVCLSIGILFLFAMPAKAQPKISPKAQEMIRAIHKEKAARTPAQRKIDPHLLYASRRERGQEVAPGIQDIPGMTKGVKGDASGRVEIDIRGTITDALLRQIQSLGAQVVNSHPQRGAARIRIRLQRLEELASLPEVTSLLRAEQPMTGRVIPTTTAPWLVPQRIDSAQRLATVKSLLPAQIRRAAAGPLLASLGRLPYLGLFSFAGTVQTEGDVAHEADQLRAAGIDGTGINIGVLSDGVDSLNSLFTAGELPQVTVIPNQAGSGTEGTAMLEIIHDMAPGANLFFATGGGGQVQMEANIMALHQAGCQIIVDDIGYPLEAAFQDGFVSIAVDLVTLAGRLYFSSAGNSGNFNDGTSGVWEGNFNPLAIYDGKLAHVFSNGDIGNTILAASSNDSPVTLQWSDPYASSENDYDLYVVDSNGVVCSSTYGQHGADSTPTEWCGPAPAGSRIVVILYDGDAARALHVNTNRGRLQYGTPGQTFGHHAAFNTVTVGAVPVATAAGGVFPGGPTTQVETYSSDGPRRMLYTWDGIPATPGCLTYFCGQELFKVNIAAADCVSTASPGFQPFCGTSAAAPHAAAVGALLWSAKPSATPEELKQAMYYGALDIEEPGWDRDSGYGIVMARRALNLLAPFDFQIGKTHGSAFYQGQTSAIYQINVRNIGASPSMGPVTVTESLPSGLTLASLSGTGWSCATATASCTRSDPLAPNTNYQPITVTVNVSLSSAPSLTNVAALQSALDGTPDNNTASDITVVQQLTFTTATAASGQYSDTTLLRASVIPAVPGTMEFRLDGTLVGSAPVTAGVASLSHVIQAASGNHVIGAYFVSSNPLYLGSSGSATLTVSREDTNVTPLSSNPAAVKVNTAGGTAGPVTLQADIVEVADGGLGDIQNAVPVSFRLIPQLGGTTLQCTAQTSTPTPGTLRAACAFTGLAVNLYLIEIRIGGDYYTGSGSSVLSVYDPSLGFVTGGGSILHNGYHANFGFTLKFLKNGNAQGSLLYIEHQPAGDVKLSSNALSPLVIVGNSAAIQGKAVLAGTGNHSFVATVIDNGDPGANDRFGIQVKDQAGQLIPLLTFEPLNIAGGNIQIPLTPGK
- a CDS encoding GHMP kinase, producing the protein MIISKTPLRMSFAGGGSDLPAYYRQFGGAVLSTTIDKYIYITVNRKFDHWIRVSYSKTEEVEQVEQIEHRIVRACLQRLHVRNGIEITSIADIPSRGSGLGSSSAFTVGLLHALSAYQGRYRAAEDLAQESCAVELEHCGGAIGKQDQYAAAYGGLNFIRFKNDETVIVDPVICERRVVVGLERSLMMFYTGATRSANEILAEQSAASASDAAAKGRLHRIAALAETMRSELQNGNPAAVGEILHENWMLKRELTGGISSAEIDQWYAAARQAGATGGKLLGAGGGGFLLFAVPVERQDEVRAALSQLREVPFRFEQEGSRIIFYAH
- a CDS encoding HAD-IIIA family hydrolase, producing the protein MQLAIIAGGKGTRLRSRIGDLPKPLAPVAGKPLLQHQIEMAAAQGVRDIVVLTGYGAAAIREFCGDGSRWGASVQFHEETSPLGTAGCVLEALDLLPNEFIVLYGDTMLDIDLNRFLQYHRQSGAEATLLAHPNDHPQDSDLLAVDERGIVRTILPYPHPEGAWLENLVNAAAYVLDKPALAAYRERFRSGDFAKHLFPLMLADGRRIAAYRSTEYIKDAGTPERLDKVEADFLSGRIAQGRAPRPAVFLDRDGTLTASTDLVIGLDQLELLPGAAEAVRAANRAGYLAVLVTNQPVIARGDCTVAELRILHSKLETLLGREGAYLDKIYYCPHHPDGGYPGERPELKIECECRKPQPGMILQAADEPNIDLARSWLVGDSTMDTLTAHNAGIRSALVATGNGGADGRYQAEPTFRTADAAAAVARILS